The following are from one region of the Cloacibacterium sp. TD35 genome:
- a CDS encoding helicase-related protein codes for MSDKEILNPFFDDISVEQGTKNELIVFKNHKDKESFLALLKLNNQSNNRTLVTLNADEYSKRFIDRFQNYEGKIFLCLEGDRTGSMHTLNILKEFKNKNIKDIRTLYGISENANHNLEEYLKNKLQSNDKNVTLVELKKAQNERDNARSEGISNTQHLGSKSIGRDIGKLSKNSQSEQIENHSIGQRLGSNDAGNGLADTIWKHLVGDRERERERGYDGGPQQNDDEKNERRENSLGGIISRRTVSPRTEKTLSPNSTNNEELDLLISKYKGQKLTNEQVAEVVSVACFVSNNQKVFLKENLKITEDLKEICNQFKSGGTTKEGRGILDEYYTDDKIVNTVRNLIRGQIINQKEISVLEPSVGTGNFLYATKDLALKSIITAFEINETTAKIAKILHPEADINLRSFETEFIDEKGIKKEEYLLYDLVIGNPPYGEHRGLYKGLGEESKISKYEDYFVKRSLDSLRADGILAMVLPSGWLNRQKDLQNANIVEGFRLPNGAFAGTQIGTDIIILKKSIHKISTDISNYFEVNPSRILGEIREKTNRFGRLENYVHGSLEEALSKIQNFKNKKETARIGNLFEDLFLENTEQKIDEKFETKIETKTENEKQSIEKVFDLAQVKIETVLSQLNNIKFKSPTIVSEIRKYERFLEDLIAKPTLFSEENLKEIIEKSDRIISIHNNKKENEYKIQTKPELKKGILKYQFSKRDEIVNTSLQNSSDITKEQIEAFRDTSYDGTLNNHEKHSRFANYIDGKWVHDFYYAEGNIYKKLEQLENDFSVKNANGEMINQYEKQKSLLESVLPKPKSLDEIFISPNHEFVHKFDLGIIDKDRWNPNTRQMESITENYNLAEKFKDFVGTLSSEAFAGSSAWEVRSFVNNETVTGSDKERNALVRERRKAAANDLFYKFVREELNDVIRNRFVKEFNRNYNNIHVPDYSKFPLFSKIHQNFKGKELKLTEVQKAGIGRQTTKGVGLLAHEVGFGKTLSGILSMHEAMERGNAKRPIIVVPNDSILKQWVETIFETIPNAKVNVLGNLGKDYDLSKFDNKDGEITIVTYEGFNNIGFSESITQNLASKFSYISENELKSVNSISERDFQKELEKVKETEGKMKRGKIYDWEDFGFDHLTYDEVHNANHIVGKVKIEDRRFASDFRSQNQQTSKLGINTWMAAQYIQDKNDCRNVTLLSATPFTNKPLEYYSILSLIANKRLEESGYFNVNTFFETFMEADNDMEIDAKGDVKFKANVRRFKNNSLFQQLLSEFIDIKGEEDNPELKRPNKINKEYKIEQNDLTKEQYELLNESFNETQKGAILTHILNARLIAISPYLSPYYDGKNSSLKEFIENSPKLKQTMDLIQQNKKDIPESGQIIYSELAVAEFPKLKEYLIQEIGYKPEEIGIITGATNKNQRIAIQNDFNTGKIKVVIGSEAIQEGMNLQENTTDIYMLSLPYNFTSLRQVEGRAWRQGNRNENVRINFMLTNDSIDVFMLQKLQSKQARYLEAMKKGADVLDVSDISTQELKTAIITNPETRANIEIELMKKRIESEKNKHLADIAFVLRKHQDFLKVQEEVTKTQNNYNRILGYSKEEGENANYWRSQLPFYQKSIHLAKEKVQEEMEHLLQKGVNVSEIESKKVATENKIEELDKKLEELPNVREELVAKYRLEKEEQLKTYEIKNYLKEQETENYSLFRKSDFEDKKSLDMMRGHNTFSNKQKCSPEEQTISLKRSR; via the coding sequence GTGAGTGATAAAGAAATTTTGAATCCTTTTTTTGATGATATCTCCGTTGAACAGGGAACTAAAAACGAGTTGATTGTCTTTAAAAATCATAAAGACAAAGAATCATTTTTGGCACTTTTGAAGTTGAATAATCAAAGCAACAATAGAACTCTCGTAACACTCAATGCCGATGAATATTCTAAAAGATTTATTGATCGATTTCAAAACTATGAAGGTAAAATATTTCTTTGTCTGGAGGGGGATAGAACAGGAAGTATGCATACACTTAACATTCTCAAGGAATTTAAAAACAAAAATATTAAGGATATCAGAACATTGTATGGGATTTCTGAAAATGCCAATCATAATTTGGAGGAATATTTAAAAAATAAACTTCAATCTAATGATAAAAATGTTACTTTAGTCGAACTAAAAAAAGCACAAAATGAAAGAGATAACGCTAGATCCGAAGGAATTTCCAATACTCAGCACTTGGGATCCAAATCTATTGGAAGAGATATTGGAAAACTTAGCAAAAACAGCCAATCCGAACAAATCGAAAATCACTCAATCGGACAAAGATTGGGCAGCAACGATGCTGGAAATGGACTTGCAGACACAATCTGGAAGCATTTGGTCGGAGACAGAGAACGAGAAAGAGAAAGAGGATACGATGGTGGTCCACAACAAAATGATGATGAAAAAAATGAAAGAAGAGAAAATTCCTTGGGAGGAATCATATCCAGGAGAACTGTATCCCCTAGAACAGAAAAAACATTAAGTCCTAATTCTACAAATAATGAGGAATTAGACTTACTCATATCAAAATATAAAGGTCAGAAACTGACCAATGAACAAGTTGCAGAAGTAGTTTCTGTAGCTTGTTTTGTTTCTAATAATCAAAAAGTTTTTCTGAAAGAAAATCTCAAAATCACTGAGGATTTAAAAGAAATTTGTAACCAGTTCAAAAGTGGTGGAACTACAAAGGAAGGCAGAGGGATTTTAGACGAATATTACACCGACGATAAAATCGTAAATACAGTTCGAAATTTAATCAGAGGTCAAATTATTAATCAAAAAGAAATTTCAGTTTTAGAACCAAGTGTTGGAACGGGTAATTTTCTTTATGCTACAAAGGATTTAGCACTAAAATCTATTATTACTGCTTTTGAAATCAACGAAACTACGGCAAAAATTGCAAAAATTCTGCATCCCGAAGCAGATATTAATCTTCGTTCATTTGAAACCGAATTTATTGATGAAAAAGGAATTAAAAAAGAAGAATATTTACTTTATGACTTAGTAATTGGAAACCCTCCTTATGGTGAACATCGCGGCTTATATAAAGGTTTGGGGGAAGAGTCCAAAATTTCAAAATACGAAGATTATTTTGTAAAACGTTCTTTAGATTCTTTAAGAGCAGATGGGATTTTGGCTATGGTGCTTCCTTCAGGTTGGCTGAATAGACAAAAGGATTTGCAAAATGCGAATATCGTAGAAGGTTTTCGTTTGCCAAACGGAGCTTTTGCAGGAACTCAAATAGGAACGGATATTATTATTCTCAAAAAAAGTATTCATAAAATTTCTACTGATATTTCGAACTATTTTGAAGTTAATCCTTCAAGGATTTTAGGAGAAATAAGGGAAAAAACTAATCGTTTCGGACGTTTAGAAAATTATGTTCATGGAAGTTTAGAAGAGGCTTTATCAAAAATTCAAAATTTTAAAAACAAAAAGGAAACCGCAAGAATTGGAAATCTTTTCGAAGATTTATTTTTAGAAAATACCGAACAAAAAATTGATGAAAAATTTGAAACAAAAATTGAAACTAAAACAGAGAATGAAAAGCAATCCATCGAAAAAGTGTTTGATTTAGCTCAAGTTAAAATTGAAACGGTACTTTCTCAACTCAATAATATCAAATTTAAATCGCCTACAATTGTTTCAGAGATAAGAAAATATGAAAGATTTCTCGAAGACTTAATAGCAAAACCGACTTTGTTTTCAGAAGAAAATTTAAAAGAGATTATTGAAAAAAGTGATAGAATAATTTCTATTCACAATAACAAAAAGGAGAATGAGTATAAAATTCAAACCAAACCTGAACTCAAGAAAGGAATTTTAAAATATCAGTTTTCCAAACGAGATGAAATCGTCAATACTTCTTTACAAAATAGTTCTGATATTACCAAAGAACAAATTGAAGCTTTTAGAGATACCTCTTATGATGGAACACTCAATAATCATGAAAAACATTCTCGTTTTGCAAATTATATTGATGGTAAATGGGTTCATGATTTTTATTATGCTGAAGGGAATATCTATAAAAAATTAGAACAACTTGAAAATGATTTTTCGGTTAAAAATGCCAATGGAGAAATGATAAATCAATATGAAAAACAAAAATCTTTATTAGAAAGTGTACTCCCCAAACCAAAATCTTTAGACGAAATTTTCATCAGTCCTAATCACGAGTTTGTACATAAATTTGATTTAGGGATAATAGATAAAGATCGATGGAATCCGAATACAAGACAAATGGAATCCATTACAGAAAATTACAATCTTGCGGAAAAATTCAAAGATTTTGTTGGGACTTTATCCAGTGAGGCTTTTGCGGGTTCATCGGCTTGGGAAGTGCGAAGTTTTGTAAATAATGAAACAGTCACTGGAAGTGATAAAGAAAGAAATGCTTTGGTCAGAGAAAGAAGAAAAGCTGCTGCGAATGATTTGTTTTACAAATTTGTTCGGGAAGAATTAAACGATGTTATTAGAAATCGTTTCGTGAAAGAATTTAATAGAAATTACAACAATATACATGTTCCGGATTATTCTAAATTTCCACTATTCTCAAAAATTCATCAAAATTTCAAAGGAAAAGAATTAAAACTAACCGAAGTCCAAAAAGCTGGAATTGGACGACAAACCACCAAAGGAGTAGGGCTTTTGGCGCACGAGGTTGGCTTTGGGAAAACATTGTCTGGTATTCTTTCAATGCATGAAGCTATGGAAAGAGGAAATGCTAAAAGACCAATCATTGTTGTGCCCAATGATAGTATTTTGAAACAATGGGTGGAAACCATTTTTGAAACCATTCCGAATGCAAAAGTGAATGTTTTAGGAAATCTCGGAAAGGATTATGATTTGTCAAAGTTCGATAACAAGGACGGTGAAATTACCATCGTGACTTATGAAGGGTTTAATAATATTGGTTTTTCTGAAAGCATAACTCAAAATCTGGCTTCCAAATTTTCCTACATTTCTGAAAACGAATTAAAAAGTGTAAACTCCATCAGTGAAAGAGATTTTCAAAAGGAACTCGAAAAAGTTAAGGAAACAGAGGGAAAGATGAAACGTGGGAAAATCTATGATTGGGAAGATTTTGGTTTTGATCATCTCACTTATGATGAAGTTCACAACGCCAATCATATTGTTGGAAAAGTTAAAATCGAAGACCGCAGATTTGCTTCAGACTTCAGAAGCCAAAATCAACAAACTTCAAAGTTGGGAATCAATACTTGGATGGCTGCACAATACATTCAAGATAAAAACGATTGCAGAAATGTTACTCTTCTTTCAGCAACGCCTTTTACCAATAAACCTTTAGAATATTACTCAATCCTTTCATTAATTGCCAATAAACGACTTGAAGAATCAGGATATTTTAATGTGAATACTTTCTTTGAAACCTTTATGGAGGCAGACAATGATATGGAGATTGATGCAAAAGGTGATGTGAAATTTAAAGCTAATGTCCGAAGGTTTAAGAATAATTCTTTGTTTCAACAACTTCTATCTGAATTTATAGACATTAAAGGAGAAGAAGACAATCCAGAATTAAAACGCCCCAATAAAATCAATAAAGAATATAAAATTGAGCAGAATGATTTAACCAAAGAACAATATGAATTACTCAATGAAAGTTTTAATGAAACTCAAAAAGGGGCAATTCTTACACATATTCTTAATGCACGTCTGATTGCAATTTCTCCATATTTATCACCTTACTATGATGGCAAAAATTCTTCATTAAAAGAGTTTATTGAAAATTCTCCAAAGTTGAAGCAAACGATGGATTTAATCCAGCAGAATAAAAAAGATATTCCTGAATCTGGACAAATTATTTATTCTGAATTGGCAGTAGCGGAATTTCCAAAACTCAAAGAATATCTCATTCAAGAAATTGGTTACAAACCAGAAGAAATTGGAATTATCACGGGAGCAACAAATAAAAATCAAAGAATTGCTATTCAAAATGATTTTAATACTGGAAAAATAAAGGTAGTGATTGGAAGTGAGGCTATTCAGGAAGGAATGAATCTTCAAGAGAATACAACGGATATTTATATGCTTTCTTTGCCTTATAATTTCACTTCTTTACGACAAGTTGAAGGACGAGCTTGGCGACAAGGAAATAGAAATGAAAATGTACGAATCAATTTTATGTTGACTAATGATAGTATTGATGTTTTTATGCTTCAAAAATTGCAATCTAAACAAGCAAGATATTTGGAAGCGATGAAAAAAGGTGCAGATGTTTTGGATGTTTCTGACATCAGTACACAAGAGCTAAAAACAGCCATCATCACTAATCCTGAAACCAGAGCTAATATTGAAATTGAACTGATGAAGAAAAGGATAGAAAGTGAAAAAAATAAGCACCTTGCAGATATTGCTTTTGTTTTAAGAAAACATCAGGATTTTTTAAAGGTACAAGAAGAAGTTACTAAAACTCAGAATAATTATAACAGGATTCTTGGTTATTCTAAAGAAGAGGGAGAAAATGCCAATTATTGGAGAAGCCAGCTTCCTTTTTATCAAAAGTCAATTCATTTGGCTAAAGAAAAAGTACAAGAGGAAATGGAGCATTTATTGCAAAAAGGGGTTAATGTTTCTGAAATTGAAAGTAAAAAAGTAGCAACCGAAAATAAAATTGAAGAATTGGATAAAAAGTTGGAGGAGTTGCCTAATGTTCGAGAGGAATTGGTTGCTAAATATAGATTAGAAAAAGAGGAACAACTAAAGACTTATGAGATTAAGAATTATTTGAAAGAACAGGAAACGGAAAACTATAGTCTTTTTAGAAAGTCAGATTTTGAAGATAAAAAGAGTCTAGATATGATGAGGGGGCACAATACATTTTCAAATAAACAAAAATGTTCACCTGAAGAACAAACTATTTCTTTAAAAAGAAGCAGGTAG
- a CDS encoding DUF6449 domain-containing protein gives METQKEFDQVEYLKNQLKYLGFGEGEKLHKDLEKGIKSKNQQFEIKTTSDKALSGNKADFTLKFNKTDSGGIFLNSYNAKLTNEKNEEISHNFPVNRENTFTAKEAINLLEGRSVKIEFYNPKSEQKEIAFVQLNFEEPKTEKGNYLFQNFYKNYGVETEKIVEKSNLIFDKPEYKENTIKSLEKGNIVKVKFEQDEKVIEGKAILNPQNRNLKLYDSDMNRINTNKPLEGIEQDNKHEKNNVKEQSIKR, from the coding sequence ATGGAAACACAGAAAGAATTCGACCAGGTAGAGTATCTAAAAAATCAATTAAAATACCTTGGTTTTGGAGAAGGAGAGAAACTCCACAAAGATTTAGAAAAAGGTATCAAATCCAAAAATCAACAATTTGAAATCAAGACGACTTCTGACAAAGCATTATCTGGAAATAAGGCAGATTTTACTTTGAAATTCAACAAAACAGATAGTGGAGGTATTTTTCTTAATTCGTACAACGCAAAATTGACGAACGAAAAGAATGAGGAGATTTCTCATAATTTCCCTGTGAACCGAGAAAATACCTTTACCGCAAAAGAAGCTATTAATCTTTTGGAAGGAAGAAGTGTGAAAATTGAGTTTTATAACCCTAAAAGTGAGCAGAAGGAAATTGCTTTTGTACAGTTAAATTTTGAAGAGCCTAAGACAGAAAAAGGAAACTATCTATTTCAAAATTTTTATAAAAATTATGGTGTTGAGACCGAAAAGATTGTAGAAAAATCCAACCTTATTTTTGATAAGCCTGAGTATAAAGAAAATACTATTAAATCTTTGGAAAAGGGAAATATTGTTAAGGTGAAGTTTGAGCAGGATGAAAAGGTTATTGAAGGAAAAGCTATACTTAATCCTCAAAACAGAAATCTCAAACTCTATGATTCTGATATGAATAGAATCAATACTAATAAACCCTTGGAAGGTATCGAACAAGACAATAAACACGAAAAAAACAATGTGAAGGAGCAAAGCATAAAGCGATAA
- a CDS encoding M23 family metallopeptidase gives MKTIEKYFIAVLILSFQITVFGQFNTLTPTLPKKSETPKVIEQVKEADNPKPKKEKKSWKDFFHSTSKADLKKELDSLQTLLKENSSANNKKWKFKKSQDSLILVAQTKMLDQIKNNNNQLSQYSLVNEARDMNYLKIVMPLNSEISVTSPYGIRTHPIFGASKFHNGIDLIANYENVYSVLDGKVTETGWDSNGGGNYIKIKHFDRFETAYLHLSEIYYSVGEFVKAGFIIAKSGSSGNSTGPHLHFSVKEFGKNINPTHFLNDLIKVNQLITTNYAK, from the coding sequence ATGAAAACCATAGAAAAATATTTTATAGCAGTGTTAATATTGTCTTTTCAGATAACAGTTTTCGGGCAGTTCAATACGCTGACACCTACACTGCCGAAGAAATCGGAAACTCCAAAAGTAATAGAGCAAGTAAAAGAAGCGGACAATCCGAAGCCAAAAAAAGAGAAAAAGTCGTGGAAGGATTTTTTTCACAGTACCTCAAAAGCCGACTTGAAAAAAGAACTCGACTCTCTGCAAACATTACTTAAAGAGAATTCATCCGCTAACAACAAAAAATGGAAGTTCAAAAAATCACAGGATTCCTTGATTTTAGTAGCTCAAACTAAAATGCTCGATCAAATTAAAAATAATAATAATCAATTGTCTCAATACAGTTTGGTAAATGAAGCACGAGATATGAATTATTTAAAAATTGTAATGCCATTAAATAGTGAAATCTCTGTCACATCACCTTATGGAATAAGGACTCATCCGATTTTTGGAGCATCTAAATTTCATAATGGAATTGACTTGATTGCGAATTACGAAAATGTCTATTCGGTTCTGGACGGGAAAGTCACTGAAACAGGATGGGACAGTAATGGTGGTGGAAATTACATAAAAATTAAACACTTTGACCGTTTTGAGACTGCCTATCTCCATCTTTCAGAAATTTATTATAGTGTCGGAGAGTTTGTAAAAGCTGGTTTTATCATCGCTAAAAGCGGAAGTTCTGGAAATTCAACTGGACCGCATTTGCACTTTTCTGTGAAAGAATTCGGAAAAAACATCAATCCTACTCATTTTTTAAATGACCTTATAAAAGTAAACCAATTAATAACTACCAATTATGCAAAATGA